The following proteins are encoded in a genomic region of Methanoculleus bourgensis MS2:
- a CDS encoding helix-turn-helix domain-containing protein, whose protein sequence is MKSGVRHQLAEKMAGEITLSDSPGQALKKWRQSFDIPQGLLAERLEVSPSVISDYESGRRKSPGTAIVGKIVDTILAIDEDNGGRFIKKFAKILYSEFDEDVIYDIHEYASPVGLPDFAGVIGAVTLCGPMDQTIYGYTVINSLNAILQLSSSEFNRIYGWSTERALIFTDVSTGKSPMVAIRVTPFKPRCVVLQGIRPEEVHPLIPGLAERDRITVLCTQMDVETIISSLRGELW, encoded by the coding sequence GAGATCACACTTTCGGACTCACCGGGACAGGCCTTGAAGAAGTGGCGGCAGAGTTTCGACATCCCCCAGGGATTGCTCGCCGAGCGTCTTGAGGTCTCTCCCTCTGTTATCAGCGACTACGAAAGCGGACGGCGAAAGAGTCCGGGAACCGCCATCGTCGGCAAGATTGTCGACACGATCCTCGCGATCGACGAGGACAACGGTGGCCGGTTCATCAAAAAATTTGCGAAAATTCTGTACAGCGAATTTGACGAAGACGTCATTTACGACATCCACGAGTATGCATCCCCCGTTGGCCTCCCTGACTTTGCAGGCGTCATCGGTGCAGTCACACTCTGCGGCCCGATGGACCAGACCATCTACGGGTATACGGTGATCAACAGCCTCAATGCGATCCTCCAGCTCTCTTCGAGCGAGTTCAACCGCATCTACGGCTGGAGCACGGAACGTGCTCTCATCTTCACCGATGTCTCAACCGGGAAGTCACCCATGGTGGCGATCCGGGTCACGCCCTTCAAGCCGCGTTGCGTCGTGCTGCAGGGCATCAGACCGGAAGAGGTGCATCCACTGATCCCGGGCCTTGCAGAGCGCGACCGGATCACGGTTCTCTGCACACAGATGGATGTCGAGACGATCATCAGTTCTCTACGAGGAGAGTTATGGTAG